The proteins below are encoded in one region of Aquisphaera giovannonii:
- a CDS encoding tetratricopeptide repeat protein, with the protein MAWPGSSRIRWRSVLTWAALAGGILVVAAGLASLGAWLPLIPRPQARRLTELLLRSVLVGYFSAAVLLPTVLVLAASRILRRRRRGLSSPLAARLALASASGLAAIAGCELLAAGWSAWAHRMPRLPTTFPRASRPGELSLVVIGGSTALGYPYDPKVSIGRIVANAVEDALPGTTVELDMRAKLGANLEDMHKGLTSLARRPDAILISCGHNEYLSRFATSRDAGFAEAPAAGPLRWLYGASLRSPFCRWVYEAVRLLQVGGPPPLVNRHQPIDPPMFTPSEHRRIVEEFRRRLEALVDYCECIGAVPILMIPPGNESGFEPNRSVLPDDVTPAERERLAGRLLDAREIEDENPDRAVAAYRGLLEDAPDFAEAHFRLARLLERARNHDEARGHYIRARDLDGFPVRCQTELARVYREVAARHSLGLIDGPECLRPLSAHGILDDTLFHDAHHYTLRTQVALAAAVFDALAARGAFGLSRDAPPSPRDDDAVRRWARRLGVDDPLWATVCARTGTYYMHLASARFDPAERERKRDRFFGAAGALKSGSAGAETLGLPGVGTASAGPFAWDWWRAGDRPAGRSTGGDPASPGPPAAARPERSGRSGSDPAPGDLPPAR; encoded by the coding sequence ATGGCCTGGCCGGGATCGTCTCGAATCCGCTGGCGGAGCGTCTTGACCTGGGCCGCCCTGGCCGGGGGCATCCTCGTCGTGGCGGCCGGCCTCGCCTCCCTCGGCGCCTGGCTCCCCCTCATCCCCAGGCCCCAGGCCCGCCGGCTGACGGAGCTCCTCCTGCGATCCGTCCTGGTCGGTTACTTCTCCGCGGCCGTCCTGCTGCCGACCGTGCTCGTCCTCGCCGCGTCCCGGATCCTCCGCCGCCGTCGCCGAGGCCTGTCGAGCCCTTTGGCCGCCCGGCTCGCGCTCGCCTCGGCGTCCGGGCTGGCGGCGATCGCCGGCTGCGAGCTGCTCGCCGCCGGGTGGTCCGCGTGGGCCCACCGGATGCCGCGTCTCCCGACCACCTTCCCGCGCGCATCGCGGCCCGGCGAGCTCTCCCTCGTCGTCATCGGCGGATCGACGGCGCTCGGATATCCCTACGACCCCAAGGTCTCGATCGGCCGGATCGTCGCGAACGCGGTCGAGGACGCGCTGCCCGGGACGACCGTGGAGCTGGACATGCGGGCGAAGCTGGGCGCCAACCTCGAGGACATGCACAAGGGGCTGACGAGCCTCGCGAGGCGCCCGGACGCGATCCTGATCTCCTGCGGCCACAACGAGTACCTCTCCCGCTTCGCGACCTCGCGCGACGCCGGCTTCGCGGAGGCCCCCGCCGCCGGCCCCCTGCGATGGCTCTATGGGGCGAGCCTCCGGTCCCCGTTCTGCCGGTGGGTGTACGAGGCGGTCCGGCTCCTCCAGGTGGGGGGGCCCCCCCCGCTCGTCAATCGCCATCAGCCCATCGACCCCCCGATGTTCACGCCCTCGGAGCATCGGCGGATCGTCGAGGAGTTTCGGCGGCGGCTGGAGGCCCTGGTCGATTACTGCGAATGCATCGGGGCCGTGCCGATCCTGATGATCCCCCCGGGCAACGAGTCGGGCTTCGAGCCCAATCGGAGCGTCCTCCCCGACGACGTCACGCCCGCCGAGCGCGAGCGGCTCGCGGGGCGGCTCCTCGACGCCCGCGAGATCGAGGACGAGAATCCGGACCGTGCCGTCGCCGCGTACCGCGGCCTCCTGGAGGACGCGCCGGACTTCGCCGAGGCTCACTTCCGGCTGGCCCGGCTCCTGGAGCGCGCCCGGAACCACGACGAGGCGCGGGGCCATTACATCCGGGCGAGGGACCTCGACGGCTTCCCGGTGCGCTGCCAGACCGAGCTCGCCCGGGTGTATCGGGAGGTCGCCGCGCGGCACTCCCTCGGGCTGATCGACGGCCCGGAATGCCTGCGTCCGCTCTCGGCCCACGGCATCCTGGACGACACGCTCTTCCACGACGCCCATCACTACACGCTGCGGACCCAGGTCGCCCTCGCCGCGGCGGTCTTCGACGCCCTGGCCGCGCGGGGGGCCTTCGGCCTGAGTCGCGACGCGCCGCCCTCGCCTCGGGATGACGACGCGGTGCGGAGGTGGGCCCGGCGGCTCGGGGTGGACGATCCGCTGTGGGCGACGGTCTGCGCTCGGACCGGGACGTACTACATGCACCTGGCCTCGGCCCGGTTCGATCCGGCGGAACGGGAGCGGAAGAGGGACCGCTTCTTCGGTGCGGCCGGCGCGCTCAAGTCGGGCTCCGCGGGCGCCGAGACGCTGGGCCTGCCGGGCGTGGGGACGGCGTCGGCCGGGCCCTTCGCGTGGGATTGGTGGCGGGCCGGGGATCGCCCGGCGGGGCGGAGCACCGGGGGGGACCCCGCCTCCCCCGGGCCGCCGGCCGCGGCACGACCCGAACGATCCGGAAGGTCCGGGAGCGATCCGGCTCCAGGCGACCTCCCGCCCGCCCGATAG
- a CDS encoding protein kinase domain-containing protein, producing the protein MQIECPSCRRVLVYNGDRPSFCAYCGVRFAGQGVAVADLAGSSEDVRPAAIAPNPRAEPPTDPDSTRAQPAGFVGETVVFEGSSPHPGGPTEAFPEQIASYRLIRKLGSGGMGTVFEAEDEAQGQRVAIKVIGGDYLDQSEAVNRFRQEGRLASAVTHPRCVFVRAVDEFQGRPYIVMELMPGTTLQTLVEQGGPLDSSAAILKILDVIEGLQEFHKRGLIHRDVKPSNCFLDDEGRVKIGDFGLSKSLEGGAGLTRSGTFLGTPLYASPEQIKRDEVDQRTDVYSVAATIYYLLSGRPPVRAEDATEALARIVSEPAPALRGLRPELPRALEAVIHRGLERDPSRRWRNLQELHDALLPFVPERLSIARIGRRVGAYLVDLGLWYLVSYAIFGIVLLYHNMEYYPSNRVYIEYARLIGWWERVLWIAYYAVVEGLWGASLGKWMFHLRVCRTDRGGPPGIGRGLARSSIFYSLTELPADLYAEFAAQPQELRMLPAYLMYELAIRACGPVALLSTMRQGSGLRGPHEWLSATRVVGAVRRSRPRPTHRFRAIAGSRSSAGGPVAADVPATVGPYAIREVVESNGRRSVMVGQDSTLGRDVWVVRREPGDPTIPVSRRALSRRGRLRWIGCGEDRSGRWDAFTAPAGVPLEEMVSDEGLPWRDVLTLLRELADDLRMDCDEGTLPGTLSPRQVWIGPDGAAQLVEFLDDPGSDRAGQGGAAPAATPAGPRSPEGGGPPHPSPEERRAMSFLGEVARTALEGVRPRGLPRFLHNPNGSWSVRRRLARRAETSGLTPQAGRQRIRAAVPERARLLLDRLTGVRAPFHSLDEVRAELEQAASRPTEVGVARRAVHLAIQGFFLSPGLAVMLLISSGILGPGLFPGDAALMVLIPMLWVLWSAVSPGGFSAALAGLCLVRGDGRPAGRRACILRSLLIWAAPAALLAASCYVRDVSPRSLGLALALWLAALVILLAFVALALIFPARSIQDRLAGTILVPA; encoded by the coding sequence ATGCAGATCGAATGCCCCTCATGCCGCAGGGTCCTGGTCTACAACGGCGATCGTCCGTCGTTCTGCGCCTACTGCGGCGTCCGCTTCGCCGGCCAGGGCGTCGCGGTCGCCGATCTCGCCGGCTCGTCGGAGGACGTGCGGCCGGCCGCGATCGCCCCGAATCCCCGGGCGGAGCCGCCGACCGATCCGGACAGCACGCGGGCACAGCCGGCCGGGTTCGTCGGCGAGACGGTCGTCTTCGAGGGATCCTCCCCGCACCCGGGAGGACCGACCGAGGCATTCCCCGAGCAGATCGCCTCCTATCGACTGATCCGCAAGCTCGGCTCCGGGGGGATGGGGACGGTCTTCGAGGCCGAGGACGAGGCCCAGGGGCAGCGGGTGGCCATCAAGGTCATCGGCGGGGACTACCTGGACCAGTCCGAGGCCGTGAATCGCTTCCGCCAGGAGGGGCGGCTCGCCAGCGCGGTGACGCACCCGCGGTGCGTCTTCGTCCGGGCGGTGGACGAGTTCCAGGGCCGGCCCTACATCGTGATGGAGCTGATGCCGGGCACGACGCTCCAGACGCTCGTCGAGCAGGGCGGGCCGCTCGACAGCTCCGCGGCGATCCTCAAGATCCTGGACGTGATCGAGGGCCTCCAGGAGTTCCACAAGCGGGGGCTCATCCATCGGGACGTCAAGCCCTCGAATTGCTTCCTGGACGACGAGGGCCGGGTGAAGATCGGCGACTTCGGCCTGTCCAAGTCGCTCGAGGGCGGCGCGGGGCTGACGCGCAGCGGGACCTTCCTCGGCACCCCGCTCTACGCGTCGCCGGAGCAGATCAAGCGCGACGAGGTGGACCAGCGCACGGACGTCTATTCGGTCGCGGCGACGATCTACTACCTGCTCAGCGGCCGGCCGCCGGTGCGGGCGGAGGACGCGACGGAGGCCCTGGCGCGGATCGTCTCCGAGCCCGCCCCCGCGCTGCGGGGGCTCAGGCCGGAGCTCCCCCGCGCGCTCGAGGCCGTCATCCATCGCGGCCTCGAGCGCGACCCGTCGCGGCGCTGGCGGAACCTCCAGGAGCTGCACGACGCCTTGCTGCCGTTCGTCCCGGAGCGGCTCTCGATCGCGCGGATCGGCCGCCGGGTCGGCGCCTACCTGGTGGACCTGGGCCTGTGGTACCTGGTGAGCTACGCGATCTTCGGCATCGTGCTCCTCTATCACAACATGGAGTACTACCCGTCGAATCGCGTGTACATCGAGTACGCCCGCCTCATCGGCTGGTGGGAGCGCGTCCTCTGGATCGCCTATTACGCGGTGGTGGAGGGGCTGTGGGGCGCGTCGCTGGGCAAATGGATGTTCCACCTCAGGGTGTGCCGGACCGATCGGGGCGGCCCGCCGGGCATCGGCCGGGGGCTGGCCCGATCGTCGATCTTCTACAGCCTCACCGAGCTCCCCGCCGACCTCTACGCGGAGTTCGCCGCGCAGCCGCAGGAGCTGAGGATGCTGCCGGCCTACCTGATGTATGAGCTGGCCATCCGGGCCTGCGGGCCGGTCGCCCTCCTCTCGACGATGCGGCAGGGGTCGGGGCTGCGTGGGCCGCACGAGTGGCTGAGCGCCACGAGGGTCGTCGGCGCGGTCCGCCGGAGCCGCCCCCGGCCCACGCATCGATTCCGGGCGATCGCCGGCTCGCGATCCTCGGCCGGGGGGCCGGTCGCGGCGGACGTCCCCGCGACGGTCGGCCCGTACGCCATCCGCGAGGTCGTCGAGTCGAACGGGCGGAGGTCGGTGATGGTCGGGCAGGACTCGACCCTCGGCCGCGACGTCTGGGTCGTGCGACGCGAGCCGGGCGATCCGACGATCCCCGTCTCGAGGCGGGCCCTCAGCCGCCGGGGCCGGTTGAGGTGGATCGGCTGCGGCGAGGACCGCTCGGGCCGCTGGGACGCGTTCACGGCGCCGGCCGGCGTGCCGCTCGAGGAGATGGTGAGCGACGAGGGGCTGCCGTGGCGCGACGTCCTCACGCTGCTGCGGGAGCTCGCCGACGACCTCCGGATGGACTGCGACGAGGGGACGCTGCCGGGGACCCTCTCGCCCCGGCAGGTCTGGATCGGCCCGGACGGCGCGGCGCAGCTCGTGGAATTCCTCGACGATCCCGGGTCGGACCGGGCGGGGCAGGGGGGGGCGGCGCCGGCCGCGACGCCCGCCGGCCCCCGGTCGCCGGAAGGCGGCGGCCCTCCGCACCCGAGCCCGGAAGAACGGCGGGCCATGTCGTTCCTCGGCGAGGTGGCGCGGACCGCCCTGGAGGGGGTCCGCCCGAGGGGGCTGCCCCGCTTCCTCCACAATCCGAATGGGTCCTGGAGCGTCCGGAGGCGCCTCGCGAGGCGGGCCGAGACGAGCGGGTTGACGCCCCAGGCGGGCCGGCAGCGGATCCGAGCCGCGGTCCCGGAACGGGCGAGGCTCCTGCTGGACCGCCTGACCGGGGTGCGGGCCCCGTTCCACTCGCTGGACGAGGTGCGGGCGGAGCTCGAGCAGGCGGCGTCGAGGCCGACCGAGGTGGGCGTGGCACGGAGGGCCGTCCACCTGGCGATCCAGGGATTCTTCCTCTCGCCGGGGCTGGCCGTCATGCTGCTGATCTCCAGCGGCATCCTCGGCCCCGGCCTGTTCCCCGGCGACGCGGCCCTGATGGTGCTGATCCCGATGCTCTGGGTGCTCTGGTCCGCGGTCAGCCCCGGCGGCTTCAGCGCGGCGCTGGCGGGCCTCTGCCTGGTCCGCGGGGACGGCCGCCCGGCCGGCCGAAGGGCCTGCATCCTGCGGTCCCTGCTCATCTGGGCGGCGCCCGCGGCGCTCCTGGCCGCCTCCTGCTACGTCCGGGACGTCAGCCCCAGGTCCCTCGGGCTCGCGCTGGCACTCTGGCTGGCCGCGCTGGTCATCCTCCTCGCGTTCGTCGCGCTCGCCCTCATCTTCCCGGCGCGAAGCATCCAGGATCGGCTGGCGGGCACGATCCTCGTGCCGGCCTGA
- a CDS encoding proton-conducting transporter transmembrane domain-containing protein, producing the protein MLDALREGAAFRADGLSWVMATLIVFVVLNVLAYSRRYLDGDRNARGHRRDVALLGAAVLALAFADHLAVLVAAWAAANLLLVRLMMHNGRWEAARNSGLLALGTFAAGFAMLAAGTSLLAFEAGTASVRDIAAGAADPTATRSLGLALVGLAAMTQSAAWPFHLWLMSSLNAPTPVSALMHAGLINGGGFLLVRFAPLYATEPWLLRAIFLAGLITATVGTFWKLLQPDIKRMLACSTMGQMGFMLMQCGMGLFAPAVSHLCWHGLFKAYLFLNAGSAVREDRRGTSVAGVTPIGLIVASLAGVLGAVAFSRASGIGLRVSDTSCVMAALAFMAAARLAAGLLDGRLAGWKVVAAPLAGLLAGGLYGLNVRMVEALLPSLAAARPQALDGVYLAGLIVLSLAWLAATADLPSRLQSLAAWKRLYVAALNASQPHPRTITSTRTAYRY; encoded by the coding sequence ATGCTCGATGCGTTGCGTGAAGGGGCGGCCTTCCGCGCGGACGGCCTGTCCTGGGTGATGGCGACCCTGATCGTCTTCGTGGTCCTCAACGTGCTCGCGTATTCGAGGCGGTACCTGGACGGCGATCGGAACGCGAGGGGCCACCGGCGTGACGTGGCCCTCCTCGGGGCCGCGGTGCTGGCCCTGGCCTTCGCCGACCACCTGGCCGTTTTGGTCGCGGCCTGGGCGGCGGCGAACCTGCTGCTCGTCCGCCTCATGATGCACAACGGGCGGTGGGAGGCGGCGCGGAACTCGGGCCTGCTCGCCCTCGGGACCTTCGCGGCGGGCTTCGCGATGCTGGCGGCGGGCACCTCGCTGCTGGCGTTCGAGGCGGGCACGGCGTCGGTCCGGGATATCGCGGCCGGGGCGGCCGACCCGACGGCGACGCGGTCACTCGGCCTGGCCCTCGTCGGGCTCGCGGCCATGACGCAATCGGCCGCCTGGCCCTTCCACCTCTGGCTCATGTCCTCGCTGAACGCGCCGACCCCGGTCTCCGCGCTGATGCACGCGGGGCTGATCAACGGGGGCGGGTTCCTGCTGGTCCGATTCGCTCCCCTGTACGCGACGGAGCCCTGGCTGCTGCGAGCGATCTTCCTGGCCGGCCTGATCACGGCGACCGTGGGCACGTTCTGGAAGCTCCTGCAGCCGGACATCAAGCGGATGCTCGCCTGCTCGACGATGGGCCAGATGGGCTTCATGCTGATGCAGTGCGGCATGGGGCTGTTCGCCCCGGCCGTCTCCCACCTCTGCTGGCACGGGCTCTTCAAGGCCTACCTGTTCCTGAACGCCGGATCGGCCGTGCGCGAGGACCGTCGGGGCACCTCCGTCGCGGGGGTCACGCCGATCGGGCTGATCGTCGCCTCCCTGGCGGGCGTGCTGGGCGCGGTCGCCTTCTCGCGGGCGAGCGGCATCGGGCTCCGCGTCTCGGATACGTCCTGCGTCATGGCGGCGCTGGCGTTCATGGCGGCCGCCCGGCTGGCCGCGGGGCTGCTCGACGGGCGGCTCGCCGGCTGGAAGGTCGTCGCGGCTCCGCTGGCCGGCCTCCTCGCCGGCGGCCTCTACGGCCTCAACGTCCGCATGGTCGAGGCACTCCTGCCGTCGCTCGCCGCCGCCCGCCCGCAGGCGCTCGATGGCGTCTACCTCGCGGGACTGATCGTCCTCTCCCTGGCATGGCTCGCCGCGACCGCGGACCTGCCTTCGCGTCTGCAATCGCTCGCCGCCTGGAAGCGGCTCTACGTCGCGGCACTCAACGCGAGCCAGCCGCACCCGCGGACCATCACCTCCACCCGAACCGCGTACCGATATTGA
- a CDS encoding LysR family transcriptional regulator, with the protein MSFVVDTLQLKGFVAIADTGTFGKAAATVNRTQSALSLQIKKLEEQLGCVLFDRTGRRVVLTPEGEIFLGYARRMIQLQWEAFSRLREPDIEGEIRFGTPEDFATHYLPSVLSTFRQHHPRVELNVACDLTLNLLDGFALGQYDAILVKRDPQRVRGGTKVWREPLIWAAADGYRTEEPLSLVLSPMPCIYRARALAALDRAKRTWHIRYTSPSLAGTVAAVKAGLGVTILPANMVPAGVHPARDELRLPELADAEVALMKRDELSRAAQVFCEHIVHSLESRGRQNAHG; encoded by the coding sequence ATGTCGTTCGTCGTCGATACGCTGCAGCTCAAGGGCTTCGTCGCCATCGCCGACACGGGCACATTCGGCAAGGCCGCGGCGACGGTCAACCGCACCCAGTCGGCGCTGAGCCTTCAGATCAAGAAGTTGGAGGAGCAGCTCGGCTGCGTGCTGTTCGACCGGACCGGCCGGAGGGTCGTGCTGACGCCGGAGGGGGAGATCTTCCTGGGCTACGCGAGGCGCATGATCCAGCTCCAGTGGGAGGCCTTCAGCCGCCTTCGGGAGCCGGACATCGAGGGCGAAATCCGCTTCGGCACGCCGGAAGACTTCGCGACGCACTACCTGCCGTCGGTGCTGTCGACGTTCCGGCAGCACCACCCGCGCGTGGAGCTGAACGTGGCCTGCGACCTGACGCTCAACCTGCTCGACGGCTTCGCGCTGGGGCAGTACGACGCGATCCTGGTCAAGCGCGACCCGCAGCGGGTGAGGGGGGGCACGAAGGTCTGGAGGGAGCCCCTGATCTGGGCCGCGGCCGACGGCTACCGCACCGAGGAGCCGCTATCCCTCGTGCTGTCCCCGATGCCGTGCATCTACCGGGCGCGCGCCCTGGCCGCGCTGGACCGCGCGAAGCGGACCTGGCACATCCGCTACACCAGCCCGAGCCTGGCGGGCACGGTCGCCGCCGTCAAGGCCGGGCTGGGCGTGACGATCCTCCCGGCCAACATGGTCCCGGCGGGCGTGCACCCGGCCCGCGACGAATTGAGGCTGCCGGAGCTGGCGGACGCCGAGGTCGCGCTGATGAAGCGCGACGAGCTATCCAGGGCCGCGCAGGTCTTCTGCGAGCACATCGTCCACAGCCTGGAATCCAGGGGACGCCAGAACGCGCACGGATGA
- a CDS encoding Gfo/Idh/MocA family protein: MAISSANDPVRVAFIGVGAVTAYHHLPGLRLDPRARLTAICDAAPALLEQRRKEWDVPLASTDPEEICRSPEVDAVVIATPNDTHRPIALAAARAGKHIMAEKPLGLNAGEVRQMYEAARDNGVVHMTAFTYRFAPSMRYLKHLLRSGALGTPRHFRSQRFLDLPETSWGWRQYKERAGAGDLFDMTIHRIDFAIDLLGPIARVCGAVARFAPRAQTSDGRPCPPSDVDDWSSLIGEFESGATGVWEGTTLAKGYHRDGFGHEWAEINGSEGSAVYRLHEPNTILLGRSGQDLAPVPVPSEFLKPEASPRDPSQGAPATVFRYDLMWEFVSAIVERRAAVPSFLDGLNAQLVADAVLRSHTERTWIDTPLAKP; encoded by the coding sequence ATGGCGATCTCCTCCGCGAACGACCCGGTCCGCGTGGCATTCATCGGCGTCGGGGCCGTGACGGCCTACCACCACCTCCCCGGCCTCCGGCTCGACCCCAGGGCCCGGCTCACGGCGATCTGCGACGCCGCCCCCGCGCTCCTGGAACAGCGGCGGAAGGAATGGGACGTGCCCCTCGCCTCGACCGACCCGGAGGAGATCTGCCGGTCGCCCGAGGTGGACGCCGTCGTCATCGCCACGCCCAACGACACCCACCGCCCGATCGCCCTGGCCGCCGCCCGCGCCGGGAAGCACATCATGGCCGAGAAGCCACTCGGGCTGAACGCGGGCGAAGTCCGGCAGATGTACGAGGCCGCGCGGGACAACGGGGTCGTCCACATGACGGCCTTCACGTACCGCTTCGCCCCGTCGATGCGCTACCTGAAGCACCTCCTGCGCAGCGGGGCGCTCGGCACGCCCAGGCACTTCCGCTCGCAGCGGTTCCTCGACCTGCCCGAGACCAGCTGGGGCTGGCGGCAGTACAAGGAGCGGGCGGGGGCCGGCGACCTCTTCGACATGACGATCCATCGCATCGACTTCGCCATCGACCTCCTCGGCCCGATCGCCCGCGTCTGCGGCGCGGTCGCGAGGTTCGCGCCCCGGGCCCAGACGTCCGACGGCAGGCCGTGCCCGCCGTCGGACGTGGACGACTGGTCGAGCCTGATCGGCGAGTTCGAATCGGGCGCGACCGGGGTCTGGGAAGGGACCACCCTCGCGAAGGGCTACCACCGGGACGGCTTCGGCCACGAGTGGGCGGAGATCAACGGCTCCGAGGGATCGGCCGTCTACCGGCTCCACGAGCCGAACACGATCCTCCTCGGCCGGAGCGGCCAGGACCTCGCCCCGGTCCCGGTCCCCTCGGAATTCCTCAAGCCCGAGGCGAGCCCGAGGGACCCGTCCCAGGGTGCGCCGGCGACGGTGTTCCGCTACGACCTGATGTGGGAGTTCGTCTCGGCCATCGTCGAGCGGCGGGCGGCCGTGCCGAGCTTCCTCGACGGCCTGAATGCCCAGCTCGTCGCGGACGCCGTCCTCCGCTCGCATACCGAGCGCACGTGGATCGACACGCCGCTCGCGAAGCCCTGA
- a CDS encoding DUF2309 domain-containing protein encodes MNALLRPDAGRRTGRRHPEGPQIGELVAAASDVVAPAWPLKTFIAVNPLQGLEDRPFEGAVLEAQHLRQSERRPDAGLQAVNRELIKWCSVFFDEGQAVFAMPNRHLGLYGAFADLAPFDRRLRKAGPAADLLDSLSDSPEAAIEACLERLRVPRDGREEFLRRALAALPGWAGHVKWRQDWQEPEEAAKRPASLVDYLAVRLVLTCILWPRAAEAEDAPPSEPSFLAELPAREASYRDTLLGKLLPHAGTPEPADRPRPDAQLVFCIDVRSEPFRRRLEEQGDYETFGFAGFFGIPVRVKGYDDDRSHASCPVLLKPSHEVCERASGAEPARVRRHELGRTLLRLPNSFYRWLKYGFATPFALVELLGPWLGLRMLARTFCPSLLAAASTSLKTAVMPPVPTEPVLDGIPPDGQADFAESALRMMGLTGNLAPLVVLCGHGSTTTNNAYGSALDCGACGGNHGGMNARILASILNDGRVRTILAGRGLAIPDSTLFLGAEHDTTTDRVEVGVPAHAGDEHRSRIARLRVDLDQAASQNARDRCRSLGVEAADGPQAVRATERRRADWSEVRPEWGLARNAAFIVGPRRLTRSIDLEGRCFLHSYDWRTDPTGKYLATILTAPMVVAQWINSQYFFSALDNVAYGSGSKVTQNVTGKIGVMQGNASDLMHGLPLQSVHASDEKPYHEPLRLLTAVFAPREMIDPIIQRQEVLRKLFGNGWVQLACIEPEDGRAYRLNRDLTWAACS; translated from the coding sequence ATGAACGCCTTACTGAGACCGGACGCAGGGCGCCGCACCGGACGGCGGCATCCGGAAGGCCCCCAGATCGGCGAGCTGGTCGCCGCCGCGTCGGACGTCGTGGCGCCGGCCTGGCCCCTGAAGACCTTCATCGCGGTGAATCCGCTCCAGGGACTGGAGGACCGTCCGTTCGAGGGCGCCGTCCTCGAAGCCCAACACCTCCGGCAATCCGAGCGTCGGCCCGACGCCGGGCTCCAGGCGGTCAACCGCGAGCTGATCAAGTGGTGTTCGGTATTCTTCGACGAGGGCCAGGCCGTCTTCGCCATGCCGAACCGCCACCTCGGGCTCTACGGCGCCTTCGCCGACCTCGCGCCGTTCGACCGCCGGCTGAGGAAGGCCGGCCCGGCGGCCGACCTGCTCGACTCCCTCTCCGACTCGCCGGAGGCCGCGATCGAGGCCTGCCTGGAGCGGCTCCGGGTGCCGAGGGATGGGCGCGAGGAGTTCCTCCGCAGGGCGCTCGCCGCGCTCCCCGGATGGGCGGGGCACGTGAAGTGGCGGCAGGACTGGCAGGAGCCCGAAGAGGCCGCGAAGCGTCCGGCGTCCCTCGTCGACTACCTCGCCGTGCGCCTGGTCCTCACCTGCATCCTGTGGCCCCGGGCGGCGGAGGCCGAGGACGCGCCCCCGTCGGAGCCGAGCTTCCTCGCGGAGCTGCCCGCCAGGGAGGCAAGCTATCGCGACACGCTCCTCGGCAAGCTCCTGCCGCACGCCGGCACCCCCGAGCCGGCCGACCGGCCGAGGCCCGACGCCCAGCTCGTCTTCTGCATCGACGTCCGCTCCGAGCCGTTCCGGCGTCGCCTCGAGGAGCAGGGCGACTACGAGACGTTCGGCTTCGCCGGATTCTTCGGGATCCCGGTGCGGGTGAAGGGCTACGACGACGACAGGTCGCATGCCTCCTGCCCCGTGCTCCTGAAGCCGAGCCACGAGGTCTGCGAACGGGCCTCGGGGGCCGAGCCGGCACGCGTCCGTCGACACGAGCTGGGACGCACGCTGCTCCGCCTGCCGAACTCCTTCTATCGTTGGCTCAAGTATGGCTTCGCCACCCCGTTTGCCCTCGTCGAGCTCCTCGGGCCGTGGCTGGGCCTCCGGATGCTCGCGCGGACCTTCTGCCCCTCGCTCCTCGCCGCGGCCTCGACCAGCCTCAAGACGGCCGTCATGCCGCCGGTGCCCACCGAGCCCGTGCTCGACGGAATCCCGCCGGATGGACAGGCGGACTTCGCCGAATCGGCCCTCCGTATGATGGGGCTGACGGGCAACCTGGCCCCGCTGGTGGTCCTGTGCGGGCACGGGAGCACGACGACGAACAACGCCTATGGCTCGGCGCTGGATTGCGGGGCCTGCGGCGGCAACCACGGCGGCATGAACGCCCGGATCCTCGCCTCGATCCTGAATGACGGGCGCGTCCGGACGATCCTGGCGGGACGCGGGCTCGCGATCCCGGACTCCACGCTCTTCCTCGGCGCCGAGCACGACACGACGACCGACCGCGTGGAGGTGGGCGTGCCGGCCCACGCCGGCGACGAGCACCGGTCGCGGATCGCCCGCCTCCGCGTCGATCTCGACCAGGCGGCCTCGCAGAACGCGCGGGATCGGTGCCGCTCGCTCGGGGTGGAGGCCGCCGACGGGCCGCAAGCTGTTCGCGCGACGGAACGACGACGCGCGGATTGGTCCGAAGTCCGCCCCGAATGGGGCCTGGCGCGGAATGCCGCCTTCATCGTCGGCCCGCGCCGGCTGACCCGTTCGATCGACCTCGAAGGGCGTTGCTTCCTCCACTCCTACGACTGGCGGACGGATCCGACCGGGAAGTACCTCGCCACCATACTCACCGCACCGATGGTGGTGGCGCAATGGATCAACAGCCAGTACTTCTTCTCGGCCCTGGACAACGTGGCGTACGGGAGCGGCAGCAAGGTCACCCAGAACGTGACGGGGAAGATCGGCGTCATGCAGGGCAATGCGAGCGACCTCATGCACGGACTCCCCCTGCAATCGGTCCACGCCTCGGACGAGAAGCCCTACCACGAGCCGCTGCGGCTGCTGACCGCCGTCTTCGCGCCCCGCGAGATGATCGATCCGATCATCCAGCGACAGGAGGTGTTGCGGAAGTTGTTCGGGAACGGCTGGGTCCAGCTCGCCTGCATCGAGCCGGAGGATGGACGCGCTTATCGGCTGAACCGTGACTTGACCTGGGCGGCGTGTTCCTGA